A stretch of DNA from Candidatus Zixiibacteriota bacterium:
CATGAGTATATCTTCGTAGGATAATACGATCAGAGGTTATTGGCAATGTCATACTGGGATCCTCCGCTTGGCCGAGATTTTCCATATAAAGGTTTCAAAAGAATGGTTTGTACTTTTAGTTTTTTGAATATATAAAAAGTGTCTTGAATAGTCAAGAATTGCCTAGTTTTACTCAGTTAAATGGCTTTTTGGCTTTATAACTTCTTCGGACCAATGTTTTTTATTCTGACGAATTTATGCAATTTTTTCCCCTGCGAAGTACAATTACAACCAGCGCATCCCTGCCCCTTACTTTCTTTCCATAAAGTTTTTCCGACATACCAGGCGGCGGCAATAACAACGACAGTAACAATAATTAGCTCAAACATATCAGCCTCATATTAATTAAGCCCCAAGAGCCTTCCACCTTGATATACGATTAACGCCAGACCATACGCTAAGGAAAAAGTATAGATTATCTGGTAGAAAAGTTCCTTCCATGATCCCGATTCGCGCAGGAATACGGCAAGCGCAGCCATGCAG
This window harbors:
- a CDS encoding FeoB-associated Cys-rich membrane protein: MFELIIVTVVVIAAAWYVGKTLWKESKGQGCAGCNCTSQGKKLHKFVRIKNIGPKKL